A region from the Bacteroidota bacterium genome encodes:
- a CDS encoding PASTA domain-containing protein — protein MWLKFFITRYFWINLLLALIALIVIGFIANITLGIVTRHGEEMKVPDLKGVTLNKAIEIIEQNGLKYQIRDSVFMDNMPRMSIVEQSPLADEKVKKGRIIYLTVNALDVPQVMLKFEQLHGSSREVKMYLEGMGMKLGQRIERKGTYDDVVIEAIYLGRKIAEDIEVPKGSKIDLVVEVTKLSKPDEDLGLNDEVEIPDLIDLTLGEARDKLNELGLKMGDPIKKNVKMDTLDATIWKQKPSFKKNKLIEVGSEIDVYIK, from the coding sequence ATGTGGCTTAAGTTTTTTATTACCCGCTATTTTTGGATAAACCTATTACTGGCTTTGATAGCATTGATAGTGATTGGATTTATTGCCAATATAACATTGGGTATAGTAACACGACATGGCGAGGAGATGAAAGTTCCCGACCTCAAAGGTGTGACCTTGAATAAAGCCATCGAAATTATTGAGCAAAATGGATTGAAATACCAAATACGTGATTCGGTTTTTATGGACAATATGCCACGTATGAGCATCGTTGAGCAAAGTCCCTTGGCCGATGAGAAAGTGAAAAAGGGCAGAATTATATATCTTACCGTGAACGCTCTCGATGTGCCGCAAGTGATGTTGAAGTTTGAACAATTGCATGGCAGCAGCCGCGAAGTAAAAATGTATTTGGAAGGTATGGGCATGAAACTGGGCCAACGAATAGAAAGAAAAGGAACTTACGATGATGTGGTGATTGAAGCAATATATCTTGGACGGAAAATTGCAGAAGATATAGAAGTGCCCAAAGGCAGCAAAATAGATTTGGTTGTGGAGGTAACCAAGCTTAGCAAGCCAGATGAGGATTTGGGTTTGAATGATGAAGTTGAAATCCCAGACCTTATAGATTTAACTTTAGGCGAAGCAAGAGATAAACTGAATGAATTGGGTTTGAAAATGGGGGATCCAATAAAGAAAAATGTTAAAATGGATACGTTGGATGCAACTATTTGGAAGCAAAAACCATCTTTTAAGAAAAATAAACTAATTGAAGTGGGAAGCGAAATTGATGTATATATAAAATGA
- a CDS encoding citrate (Si)-synthase, eukaryotic, with product MDSLKNKFAEKALPEVVKIKEFAKAHGNKVIGTYTIDDIYGGMKGITGLVTETSLLDSNEGIRFRGYSIPELREKLQHFVEGGSEPIPEAIFYLMLMGEIPSNEDVQNLTNNWARRAIVPRHVFNVLDALPRTTHPMTQFTIAIMAMQTESVFAASYRKGINKKDYWDPTYEDVMNLIARLPRVAAYIYRRTYKNDEHIEPDPKLDWAGNFGHMLGYDEPDFAELMRLYMTIHSDHEGGNVSAHSTHLVGSALSDPYLAFAAGMNGLAGPLHGLANQEVIRWLQGMCESLNTKRPSKEQIAQYVKDTLAQGQVVPGYGHAVLRKTDPRFISQMGFAKKHMPDDDMVNTVWNVYEVVPPILESLGKVKNPWPNVDAHSGALLQHYGLVEEDFYTVMFGVSRSLGVMASLCWDRALSLPLERPKSITTEALMKMV from the coding sequence ATGGATTCACTAAAAAATAAATTTGCAGAGAAAGCTCTGCCCGAAGTAGTAAAAATCAAAGAATTTGCCAAAGCCCACGGCAATAAAGTAATAGGTACCTACACCATCGATGATATATATGGTGGTATGAAAGGAATTACAGGACTTGTTACTGAAACGTCGTTGCTCGACTCAAATGAGGGCATTCGTTTTCGCGGATATTCAATTCCAGAGTTGCGTGAAAAATTGCAGCATTTTGTGGAAGGTGGAAGCGAACCAATTCCCGAAGCTATATTTTATTTGATGTTGATGGGTGAGATTCCATCGAATGAAGATGTACAAAACCTTACCAATAACTGGGCACGCCGTGCTATAGTGCCCCGCCATGTATTTAATGTGCTGGATGCACTGCCCCGCACCACGCATCCCATGACGCAGTTTACCATTGCTATTATGGCCATGCAAACAGAAAGTGTGTTCGCTGCTTCATATCGGAAAGGCATCAACAAAAAAGATTATTGGGATCCTACCTACGAAGATGTGATGAACCTTATAGCCCGTCTGCCCCGTGTTGCAGCTTATATATATAGACGTACTTATAAAAATGATGAACATATAGAACCCGATCCAAAACTCGACTGGGCCGGTAATTTTGGCCACATGCTAGGTTACGATGAACCTGATTTTGCCGAGTTGATGCGTTTATATATGACCATACACAGCGACCACGAAGGCGGAAATGTATCGGCACACTCTACACATTTGGTAGGTTCAGCTTTAAGCGATCCTTATCTTGCTTTTGCTGCAGGTATGAATGGGCTTGCTGGCCCATTGCATGGATTGGCCAATCAAGAAGTGATTCGTTGGTTGCAAGGGATGTGCGAATCATTAAATACAAAACGCCCTAGCAAAGAACAAATTGCACAATATGTAAAAGATACTTTAGCTCAAGGGCAAGTAGTACCTGGTTACGGCCACGCAGTATTGCGTAAAACCGATCCTAGATTCATTTCTCAAATGGGTTTTGCCAAAAAACACATGCCCGATGATGATATGGTAAACACCGTATGGAATGTATATGAAGTAGTACCCCCGATTTTAGAATCATTAGGTAAAGTAAAAAACCCTTGGCCCAATGTTGATGCACATAGTGGAGCATTATTACAACATTATGGTTTGGTAGAAGAAGATTTCTATACTGTTATGTTTGGAGTAAGTAGGTCACTAGGTGTAATGGCTTCATTATGTTGGGACCGTGCACTAAGCTTGCCACTTGAAAGACCCAAATCTATTACTACCGAGGCTTTAATGAAAATGGTTTAA
- the radA gene encoding DNA repair protein RadA, with protein MAKQSTIYVCQQCGFEAHKWLGKCPSCSNWNSFVEEFKTKTKSGQASPNSDHKPIALPQISTTSNERIITPDEEFNRVLGGGIVPGSLILIGGEPGIGKSTLMLQVATQFTTGNVLYISGEESGSQIRMRAERLNKLPDNCYILTETVTNQVIKQIKELQPSLVIVDSIQTMRNEYVESAPGSVSQIRESAADFMRLAKDEDIPIILIGHITKDGSLAGPKVLEHMVDTVLQFEGDKHNLYRILRTIKNRFGSTSEIGIYEMQGTGLRQVSNPSEILVSQHDGPVAGIAIGVTLEGMRPLLVETQALVSPAVYGTPQRTTTGYDAKRLNMLLAILEKKAGQRLGTQDVFVNITGGLKIDDTGIDLAVVSAMISSFTDIPLPNMATFAGELGLSGEIRPVNRIEQRIAEAEKLGYKEIFIAKGNYQKSLKSKISINPVGKIEELMGLLFG; from the coding sequence GTGGCCAAACAGAGCACCATATATGTGTGCCAGCAATGTGGTTTTGAAGCACACAAATGGTTGGGCAAATGCCCTTCATGCAGTAATTGGAATTCGTTTGTAGAAGAATTTAAAACCAAAACAAAATCAGGTCAGGCTTCGCCAAACAGCGATCACAAACCGATAGCATTACCTCAAATATCAACAACCAGCAACGAGCGTATTATAACTCCCGATGAAGAGTTTAACCGCGTATTGGGTGGCGGTATAGTTCCGGGTTCTTTGATATTAATAGGTGGAGAGCCCGGCATTGGAAAAAGCACATTGATGCTGCAAGTTGCCACACAATTTACCACAGGAAATGTATTATATATATCGGGTGAGGAAAGTGGTTCGCAAATTAGAATGCGTGCCGAACGTTTGAATAAATTACCCGACAATTGTTATATATTAACCGAGACTGTCACCAATCAAGTTATTAAACAAATTAAGGAATTACAACCATCGCTAGTTATAGTAGACTCTATACAAACCATGCGGAATGAATATGTGGAAAGTGCCCCCGGAAGTGTATCACAAATAAGAGAAAGTGCGGCCGATTTTATGCGGTTGGCCAAGGATGAGGATATTCCTATAATATTAATCGGACATATTACAAAAGATGGTTCGCTTGCAGGTCCAAAAGTATTGGAGCACATGGTGGATACAGTATTACAATTTGAAGGTGATAAACATAATTTATATAGAATACTTCGCACGATTAAAAATCGTTTTGGTAGTACAAGCGAAATAGGTATATATGAAATGCAAGGCACAGGTTTGCGACAAGTAAGCAATCCTTCTGAGATATTAGTATCGCAGCACGATGGGCCTGTAGCTGGCATTGCTATTGGTGTTACACTGGAAGGAATGCGTCCATTATTAGTAGAAACACAAGCATTGGTGAGCCCTGCAGTATATGGTACCCCACAAAGAACTACCACAGGTTATGATGCCAAAAGATTGAATATGCTTTTAGCAATTTTGGAGAAAAAAGCAGGACAAAGATTGGGTACACAAGATGTGTTTGTAAACATCACAGGTGGATTAAAAATTGACGACACAGGAATTGATTTGGCAGTGGTTTCTGCTATGATAAGTTCATTCACTGATATACCTTTGCCCAATATGGCCACCTTTGCAGGAGAGTTAGGTTTGAGCGGCGAGATACGCCCTGTGAACCGCATAGAGCAACGCATTGCAGAAGCAGAAAAATTGGGATACAAAGAAATATTTATTGCCAAAGGGAATTATCAAAAGTCTCTTAAATCAAAAATTAGTATTAATCCTGTGGGTAAAATTGAGGAACTGATGGGTTTGCTTTTTGGGTAA
- a CDS encoding acyl-CoA reductase: MDSKLGTSTFVELGKVMAAVDPQILKQIFHQANIKNQWFTHDNMQQAWQSYIDMFKNDMETWMAKYDFVDADSKKNLNIGIIMAGNIPMVGLHDLICVLATGHKALVKLSSNDEVLIPFIIELLKNISPELYNNVSFIEKLENYEAVIATGSNNTAQHFASYFKNVPHIIRRNRNGVAIIYGDETVEEIAKLGHDIFDYFGMGCRNVSKLYLPEGYDIKYFYEPLEQYNDIVNHNKYANNYTYQRAIHLMNLSHIYDNNFLILFQNTQISSPIATCHYEYYNDLQTLEAELLEKQNEIQCIISTKPLPNLSSFKPGEAQYPTAWDYADGVDTIQWLLDL, encoded by the coding sequence ATGGATTCTAAATTAGGCACTTCGACATTTGTAGAACTGGGTAAGGTTATGGCAGCAGTTGACCCACAAATTTTGAAACAGATTTTCCACCAAGCCAATATCAAAAATCAATGGTTCACCCATGACAATATGCAGCAAGCATGGCAATCCTATATCGACATGTTTAAAAACGATATGGAAACTTGGATGGCGAAATATGATTTTGTTGATGCCGATAGTAAAAAAAACTTAAACATCGGTATTATCATGGCTGGCAATATTCCCATGGTAGGTTTGCATGATTTAATTTGTGTGCTTGCCACAGGTCATAAAGCGTTGGTGAAATTGAGTTCGAACGATGAAGTATTGATACCTTTTATTATAGAACTTCTCAAAAATATTTCACCAGAATTATATAATAATGTTTCCTTTATAGAAAAGCTGGAAAACTATGAGGCTGTAATAGCTACAGGAAGTAATAATACCGCTCAACATTTTGCAAGTTATTTCAAAAATGTACCGCATATTATCCGCAGAAACAGAAATGGTGTGGCTATTATATATGGCGATGAAACTGTGGAAGAAATTGCCAAACTTGGCCATGATATTTTTGATTATTTCGGGATGGGCTGCCGCAATGTTTCTAAACTTTACTTGCCCGAAGGTTATGATATCAAATACTTTTACGAACCCTTGGAACAATATAATGATATTGTAAACCATAATAAATATGCAAACAATTATACCTATCAAAGAGCGATACATTTGATGAACCTATCGCATATATATGATAATAATTTCTTGATACTGTTTCAAAACACACAAATTTCCAGCCCTATAGCTACTTGCCATTACGAGTATTATAATGATTTGCAAACACTGGAGGCTGAATTATTGGAAAAACAAAACGAAATACAATGTATTATATCTACTAAACCATTGCCTAATCTTAGTTCATTCAAACCTGGCGAAGCTCAGTACCCCACAGCTTGGGACTATGCTGATGGGGTGGATACGATACAATGGTTATTGGATTTGTAA
- a CDS encoding metallophosphoesterase family protein, translating to MKVGLISDTHSYLDPKLERIFAGCDEIWHAGDWGNYDSTVPFLKNICPIIKGVYGNIDGKNIRDEFPEYICFEAERMKVSMIHIGNPRGIYTATLQNWLQADKPQIFICGHSHILKVFQDKKYKHLHMNPGAAGMHGFHHVRTVLRFEINAGKMSNLEAIELGPRTAENFPSAT from the coding sequence ATGAAAGTCGGTCTTATCTCAGACACCCATAGCTACCTAGATCCCAAACTGGAAAGAATATTTGCAGGTTGTGATGAAATATGGCATGCCGGCGATTGGGGAAACTATGATAGTACCGTTCCTTTTCTCAAAAATATTTGTCCTATTATAAAAGGTGTATATGGAAATATTGATGGTAAAAATATTCGTGATGAGTTTCCTGAATATATATGTTTTGAAGCAGAGCGAATGAAAGTTTCTATGATACATATTGGAAATCCACGAGGTATATATACTGCGACGTTGCAAAACTGGTTACAAGCAGACAAGCCTCAGATTTTTATTTGCGGGCATTCGCATATCTTAAAAGTATTTCAAGATAAAAAATACAAGCATTTGCATATGAATCCAGGAGCAGCGGGTATGCATGGTTTTCATCATGTTCGTACGGTTTTACGATTTGAAATTAATGCAGGTAAAATGAGTAATTTGGAAGCTATAGAACTGGGCCCACGCACTGCTGAAAATTTTCCTTCTGCCACTTAG
- a CDS encoding AAA family ATPase: protein MQIQKHLYFDLFYPLVEDISLKRAVILMGPRRVGKTVMLYHTIDALLKNQVSPHHIAYISVEKNKIKLHFFPSTLYAYTVGRNTILLEQNRNG, encoded by the coding sequence TTGCAAATACAAAAGCATTTATATTTCGATTTATTCTATCCTTTGGTGGAAGACATTTCTCTAAAAAGAGCAGTGATATTAATGGGTCCAAGACGAGTAGGAAAAACAGTGATGCTATATCATACCATTGATGCTTTATTAAAAAACCAAGTATCGCCTCATCATATAGCATATATATCTGTAGAAAAGAATAAAATTAAACTCCATTTTTTTCCTTCGACATTATATGCATATACAGTAGGCAGAAATACAATTTTGCTGGAACAAAATAGGAACGGATAG
- a CDS encoding acyl-CoA dehydrogenase family protein encodes MENITRSNKQDAYQAPDFYQLDDLFSDEHKLIRDTIRQWVKQEVSPIIEDCCQKNYFPQHIVKSMGDVGLFGPQLPTEYGCGGLDYIAYGLMMQELERGDSGMRSTASVQGSLVMYPIYKFGSEEQKHKYLPKLAKGEWLGCFGLTEPDHGSNPSGMVTNFKEDGDHVILNGAKMWISNSPFADVAVVWAKNEQDIIQGIIVERGMEGFTTPETHGKWSLRASATGELVFDNVRVPKENILPNVTGLKGPLTCLNSARYGISWGAVGAAMDCFDSAKRYSMERQQFGRPIGGFQLQQKKLAEMLTEITKAQLLCWRLGHLMNEGKATPAQISLAKRNNVDMALHIAREARQIHGGMGITGEYPIMRHMMNLESVITYEGTHDIHLLILGMEITGENAFV; translated from the coding sequence ATGGAAAATATAACCCGCAGCAACAAACAAGACGCTTATCAGGCACCCGATTTTTATCAATTAGATGACTTGTTCAGTGATGAACATAAGTTGATTCGTGATACCATTCGCCAATGGGTGAAACAAGAAGTATCGCCTATTATAGAAGACTGTTGTCAGAAAAATTATTTCCCACAACATATTGTAAAAAGTATGGGCGATGTTGGTTTATTCGGACCGCAATTACCTACAGAATATGGTTGCGGCGGACTCGATTATATAGCTTACGGACTGATGATGCAAGAGCTTGAGCGTGGCGACAGCGGTATGCGTAGCACTGCATCGGTACAAGGAAGTTTGGTGATGTATCCTATATATAAATTTGGAAGTGAAGAACAAAAACACAAATATTTACCCAAGCTTGCCAAAGGAGAATGGCTTGGTTGCTTCGGACTTACTGAGCCCGATCATGGAAGTAATCCGAGTGGTATGGTTACAAATTTTAAAGAAGATGGCGATCATGTAATACTGAACGGAGCGAAGATGTGGATTTCAAATTCACCATTTGCGGATGTAGCTGTAGTATGGGCCAAAAATGAACAAGATATAATACAAGGTATCATAGTTGAGCGTGGCATGGAAGGTTTCACAACTCCCGAAACCCACGGCAAATGGAGCTTGCGTGCAAGTGCTACAGGTGAGTTGGTGTTTGATAATGTGCGTGTTCCCAAAGAAAATATATTGCCTAATGTAACTGGATTAAAAGGCCCATTGACTTGTCTCAACTCTGCCCGCTATGGAATTAGTTGGGGTGCTGTAGGAGCGGCGATGGATTGTTTCGATTCTGCGAAAAGATATTCGATGGAACGTCAACAGTTTGGAAGACCTATTGGTGGTTTTCAATTACAACAAAAAAAGTTAGCAGAAATGCTCACGGAAATTACCAAAGCTCAGTTATTATGTTGGAGACTTGGCCACTTGATGAATGAGGGCAAAGCAACACCTGCACAAATATCTTTGGCAAAAAGAAACAATGTTGATATGGCTTTACATATTGCCCGCGAAGCCCGTCAAATACACGGCGGCATGGGCATTACAGGCGAGTACCCCATTATGCGACACATGATGAATTTGGAATCTGTAATAACCTACGAAGGAACCCACGATATACATTTATTGATTTTGGGTATGGAGATTACGGGTGAGAATGCGTTTGTGTAA
- a CDS encoding TfoX/Sxy family protein → MAYNDILAQRIREQLFELSNVEEKHMFGGICIMFNEKMCVGVVQAEMMCRIDHDIYAEALGKAGCREMIFTGKPMKGYTETQYIIVQKKGD, encoded by the coding sequence ATGGCATATAATGATATATTAGCACAGCGAATTAGGGAACAGCTTTTTGAACTAAGTAATGTAGAGGAAAAACACATGTTTGGCGGTATATGTATTATGTTCAATGAAAAAATGTGTGTGGGCGTAGTGCAAGCTGAAATGATGTGCCGTATAGATCATGATATTTACGCAGAAGCTTTAGGCAAAGCGGGTTGCAGGGAAATGATATTCACTGGCAAACCCATGAAAGGTTATACCGAAACTCAATATATAATAGTCCAAAAAAAGGGGGACTAA
- a CDS encoding FKBP-type peptidyl-prolyl cis-trans isomerase — protein MKYIYILALATTILFACKNSRTAESAREGGERQNFKTQNEVDEEIIKKHVAEKKLNGKFISGGIYAIIADSGKGERNPTAKDNVTVKYKGYFLNGNIFDQSKEGDFTFMFNSVIQGWGLSVAQLKKGGSGTFIIPSSLAYGPNPNGQIPANAVLAFDITLVDIK, from the coding sequence ATGAAATATATATATATACTCGCATTGGCAACTACAATACTGTTTGCCTGCAAAAATAGCCGCACTGCTGAATCAGCAAGAGAGGGAGGTGAAAGACAAAATTTCAAAACCCAAAATGAAGTGGATGAAGAAATTATTAAAAAGCATGTGGCTGAAAAAAAACTGAACGGAAAATTTATCAGTGGAGGTATTTATGCCATTATAGCTGATAGTGGAAAAGGGGAAAGAAATCCAACCGCAAAGGATAATGTAACCGTAAAGTATAAAGGTTATTTCTTAAATGGAAATATATTTGACCAATCAAAAGAGGGAGATTTTACATTTATGTTCAATAGTGTCATACAGGGTTGGGGCTTGTCAGTTGCTCAATTAAAAAAAGGAGGGTCAGGTACATTTATTATACCTTCCTCATTGGCCTATGGTCCTAATCCCAATGGTCAAATTCCTGCAAATGCAGTATTGGCATTTGATATAACGCTAGTGGATATTAAGTAA
- a CDS encoding T9SS type A sorting domain-containing protein, producing MNQLNIYSNAESTVLTLEDIAVNSHIVIYDITGKALQHYSSTGGKQCVDISSLPEGLYFINILKDGEVLGGAKFLVSAG from the coding sequence ATGAACCAACTCAATATTTATTCAAATGCTGAAAGCACAGTTCTAACTCTGGAAGATATTGCCGTTAATTCTCATATAGTTATATATGATATAACTGGAAAAGCACTACAGCATTATTCTTCTACTGGCGGTAAACAGTGTGTTGATATTTCATCTTTGCCCGAAGGACTGTATTTTATCAATATATTAAAAGATGGGGAAGTTTTGGGTGGGGCTAAGTTTTTGGTATCAGCGGGATAG
- a CDS encoding 4Fe-4S dicluster domain-containing protein, with amino-acid sequence MAIKITDECINCGACEPECPNNAIYESGAQWAFTDGTSVSGSIKKDGEDVEVGHRFEPVSDDTYYITPYKCTECVGFHEEPQCAAVCPVDCCIPDPEHVDSNEELQARKESLHL; translated from the coding sequence ATGGCTATTAAAATTACTGACGAATGTATCAACTGCGGAGCTTGTGAGCCTGAGTGTCCCAACAATGCTATTTATGAATCTGGTGCTCAATGGGCCTTTACCGATGGCACCTCTGTAAGTGGAAGTATAAAAAAAGATGGTGAGGATGTGGAAGTAGGCCATAGGTTTGAACCCGTTTCTGATGATACTTATTATATCACTCCATACAAATGTACGGAGTGTGTAGGATTTCATGAAGAGCCACAATGTGCTGCCGTTTGTCCCGTCGATTGCTGTATCCCCGACCCTGAGCATGTAGATTCGAACGAAGAACTACAGGCCCGCAAAGAAAGTTTGCATTTATAA
- a CDS encoding T9SS type A sorting domain-containing protein, which yields MKKLVLILSMVTAFTFVNGQGRTVDLAVTNFTKPERIPNGGPIDYSFSVKNGGTDVMKVGDTVLFRFILNNQNAIGFFYNAIAKDIPVGDSLTISGKININIAITGGFKGSFCVDAFAWNPSADSIKLETVATMSDNRFCNSIQFGDWDAGVSSIASISALNVFPNPAKDQFYISYTTEKSSDVAIRLMDIAGREVAVPVKERQQAGTHIEQINTSNLAAGVYFYQIYMDGQTQTGKITIE from the coding sequence ATGAAAAAATTAGTACTTATTTTATCAATGGTCACCGCGTTTACATTTGTAAATGGTCAAGGCCGCACAGTAGATTTAGCAGTAACAAACTTTACCAAGCCAGAAAGAATTCCTAATGGAGGTCCAATTGATTATAGTTTTTCAGTTAAGAATGGCGGTACCGATGTTATGAAAGTGGGTGACACTGTACTTTTTAGATTTATTCTTAACAATCAGAATGCAATAGGCTTTTTCTATAATGCCATTGCTAAAGATATACCTGTGGGCGATAGTTTAACTATTAGTGGGAAAATTAACATCAATATTGCTATAACAGGCGGTTTCAAAGGTTCTTTTTGTGTTGATGCTTTTGCTTGGAATCCCAGTGCAGATTCTATAAAGTTAGAAACAGTAGCCACAATGAGCGATAACAGATTTTGCAATAGTATACAATTTGGCGATTGGGACGCTGGTGTAAGCAGTATAGCTAGCATTTCTGCTTTAAATGTGTTCCCCAATCCTGCAAAAGACCAGTTCTATATTTCATATACCACTGAGAAATCATCTGACGTGGCTATTCGTTTAATGGATATTGCTGGTCGTGAAGTAGCAGTACCTGTTAAGGAAAGACAACAGGCAGGCACTCATATCGAGCAAATTAATACCTCCAATTTAGCTGCCGGTGTATATTTTTACCAAATATATATGGATGGCCAAACACAAACTGGTAAAATTACCATCGAATAA